In one Trichlorobacter lovleyi SZ genomic region, the following are encoded:
- a CDS encoding protein-L-isoaspartate(D-aspartate) O-methyltransferase, giving the protein MVQEQIVGRGITTPRLLEVFQKVPRHLFVQEAMAVQAYSDGPLPIGEKQTISQPYIVALMTDLLELTGNDHVLEIGTGSGYQTAILASLVRRVWTIERIRPLAMQARKVLDTLHLLNVNIKVGDGTLGWPEEGPFDAILVTAGAPAVPETLAAQLAPGGRLVIPVGDESNQTLLRIRKAADGTLTQETGIGCRFVPLIGQQGWQLNS; this is encoded by the coding sequence ATGGTGCAGGAACAGATCGTTGGCCGCGGCATTACCACCCCTCGTCTGCTTGAAGTCTTTCAGAAGGTTCCCCGCCACCTGTTCGTGCAGGAAGCCATGGCGGTTCAGGCCTACAGTGACGGCCCGTTGCCGATCGGCGAAAAGCAAACCATTTCACAACCCTACATTGTCGCACTGATGACCGATCTGCTGGAGCTGACCGGAAATGATCATGTACTTGAGATCGGTACCGGTTCCGGCTATCAGACTGCCATCCTGGCAAGCCTGGTCAGGCGGGTCTGGACCATTGAGCGGATCCGCCCCCTGGCCATGCAGGCCCGCAAGGTGCTTGACACGCTGCACCTGCTGAACGTCAACATCAAAGTGGGTGACGGCACCCTTGGGTGGCCGGAGGAGGGCCCCTTTGACGCCATTCTGGTCACTGCCGGTGCCCCCGCAGTTCCGGAAACCCTGGCGGCCCAACTGGCGCCGGGAGGCCGGCTGGTCATACCGGTCGGTGACGAATCGAACCAGACCCTGCTTCGGATTCGCAAGGCAGCCGACGGAACCCTGACCCAGGAAACCGGTATCGGCTGCCGCTTTGTCCCGTTGATTGGCCAACAGGGCTGGCAGCTCAACAGTTGA
- a CDS encoding YkgJ family cysteine cluster protein, with protein sequence MPQPLKNYHRLLDKVDQLCEGITTLLGDALTCHAGCSSCCISISVFPVEAAALIEAAGQLPPEQYQQLKQQLSNPRDEDRCPLLLDDRCLLYQARPIICRTHGLPILITEETGRRVDVCPLNCTGMERIPGGALIDLERLNSLLVSVNVLYLREFGIKLPDRIPLASLGEMLP encoded by the coding sequence ATGCCCCAACCGTTGAAGAACTATCACCGCCTGCTGGACAAGGTGGATCAACTCTGTGAGGGTATCACCACACTACTGGGTGATGCCCTCACCTGCCACGCCGGCTGTTCTTCCTGCTGCATCAGTATCTCGGTTTTTCCCGTGGAGGCTGCGGCATTGATAGAGGCTGCCGGGCAGCTGCCGCCGGAGCAGTATCAGCAGCTGAAACAGCAGTTGTCCAACCCTCGGGACGAGGATCGCTGTCCGCTTCTCCTTGACGATCGTTGCCTGCTGTACCAGGCCCGTCCGATTATCTGCCGCACCCATGGATTGCCGATCCTGATCACTGAAGAAACAGGCCGCCGGGTGGATGTCTGTCCGCTTAACTGTACAGGGATGGAGCGGATACCGGGTGGCGCCCTGATTGACCTGGAACGCCTTAACTCACTGCTGGTCTCCGTTAATGTACTCTACCTGCGCGAATTCGGCATTAAGCTGCCGGATCGCATCCCCCTTGCCTCCCTTGGAGAAATGTTGCCGTGA
- the surE gene encoding 5'/3'-nucleotidase SurE produces the protein MQIMVTNDDGIGAPGIKALADALAELGDVTVVAPDRERSATGHSLTLHAPLRVFELRQGWFAVDGTPTDCVNMGLHSLLPSPPDLVVSGINHGSNMGDDVTYSGTVAAAMEANLMGIPSLAVSLATYGATEYFPDAAKIALQVCRAMIRQGLPADTFLNLNIPNLPFAEIKTPLITRQGKRSFVGKIVDKIDPRGRKYYWIGSEEPSFIDDEGTDYNAVGKGHPSLTPLHLDLTNHRALEALKQWQLA, from the coding sequence ATGCAGATTATGGTCACCAACGATGATGGCATCGGAGCACCAGGCATCAAGGCCCTGGCTGACGCACTGGCAGAACTGGGCGATGTTACGGTGGTGGCGCCGGACCGCGAGCGCAGTGCTACCGGGCATTCCCTGACCCTGCACGCTCCCCTGCGGGTCTTTGAGTTGCGTCAAGGCTGGTTTGCCGTGGACGGCACCCCCACCGACTGTGTCAACATGGGCCTGCACAGCCTGCTTCCTTCCCCGCCAGACCTGGTGGTCTCCGGCATCAATCATGGCAGCAATATGGGGGATGACGTGACCTACTCCGGCACCGTGGCAGCAGCCATGGAAGCCAACCTGATGGGCATACCGTCACTGGCGGTGTCGCTGGCTACCTACGGCGCCACCGAATATTTCCCCGATGCCGCCAAAATAGCGCTGCAGGTCTGCCGTGCAATGATCCGGCAGGGACTACCGGCCGACACCTTTCTCAACCTGAATATCCCCAACCTGCCTTTTGCAGAGATCAAGACTCCGCTGATCACCCGCCAGGGCAAACGTTCCTTTGTGGGCAAGATCGTGGACAAGATCGACCCTCGAGGCCGCAAATATTACTGGATCGGCAGCGAAGAACCCAGCTTTATAGATGACGAAGGGACCGACTACAACGCCGTTGGCAAGGGACACCCCTCCCTCACCCCGCTGCATCTGGACCTTACCAATCACCGGGCTCTGGAGGCCCTGAAGCAATGGCAACTCGCCTGA
- a CDS encoding class I SAM-dependent rRNA methyltransferase gives MTRISLKKNEDRRIKAGHPWVFSNEIGRIEGAPEPGVACELFDVSGTYIGTGYHNPHSLISVRLLSRKQDDIDSVGFFEQRIAAALAHRRSLYPRMETFRLIYGESDFLPGLVVDKYGDYLSLQLLSAGMDRRRGLILEALQRLLSPKGIIARNDVAVRTMEGMTEEVELLQGTIPDAVLMQENGLTFEVDLRNGQKTGGFLDQKENHLLLQAISKDTDVLDCFCYSGSWAAHAGFFGARSVLGLDISERAVALAGRNAALNGLSDRVSFEECDAFDRLRSLKLEGRSFGVVVMDPPAFVKNRKNLAEATKGYITINRRALELLEPGGYLISCSCSYHMGREPFREMLATAARQAKREVRLVTARSQAPDHPVLLNFPESEYLKCLVLQVV, from the coding sequence GTGACCAGAATCAGCCTTAAAAAGAACGAAGACCGCCGGATCAAGGCTGGACACCCCTGGGTGTTCAGTAACGAAATCGGGCGGATTGAAGGTGCCCCGGAACCGGGTGTTGCCTGCGAACTGTTTGACGTCAGTGGTACCTATATCGGCACCGGCTACCATAACCCCCACTCCCTGATTTCTGTCCGTCTGCTTTCCCGGAAGCAGGATGATATTGACTCGGTTGGTTTCTTTGAACAACGGATTGCTGCGGCCCTGGCCCATCGTCGCAGCCTCTATCCCCGGATGGAGACCTTCCGGTTGATCTATGGCGAGTCTGATTTTCTGCCCGGTCTGGTTGTGGACAAGTACGGCGATTACCTATCGTTACAGCTGCTGTCTGCCGGTATGGACAGACGGCGTGGCCTGATTCTTGAGGCGCTGCAGCGTCTGTTGTCCCCCAAGGGGATCATTGCCCGTAATGATGTGGCGGTGCGTACCATGGAAGGGATGACAGAAGAGGTAGAGCTGCTGCAGGGGACCATCCCGGATGCTGTTCTGATGCAGGAAAATGGTCTGACCTTTGAGGTGGATCTGCGTAATGGCCAGAAGACCGGTGGTTTTCTGGATCAGAAGGAAAACCACCTGCTGCTGCAGGCGATCTCTAAAGATACAGATGTGCTGGACTGCTTCTGCTACAGCGGCAGCTGGGCAGCCCACGCCGGTTTCTTTGGGGCCAGATCCGTGCTGGGTCTGGATATATCTGAACGTGCCGTTGCCCTGGCAGGCAGAAATGCGGCCTTAAACGGTCTGTCGGATCGGGTCAGCTTTGAGGAGTGCGATGCCTTTGATCGGCTGCGTTCACTCAAGCTGGAAGGACGCAGCTTTGGCGTGGTGGTTATGGACCCGCCTGCCTTTGTCAAAAACCGCAAAAACCTGGCCGAGGCCACCAAAGGATATATCACCATTAACCGCCGCGCTCTGGAACTGCTGGAACCGGGCGGCTACCTGATCAGCTGCTCCTGTTCCTACCATATGGGACGGGAGCCGTTCCGCGAGATGCTGGCCACCGCTGCCCGTCAGGCCAAGCGGGAGGTGCGGCTGGTAACGGCCCGCTCGCAGGCCCCGGATCATCCGGTTTTGCTGAACTTCCCGGAGTCTGAGTATCTCAAGTGTTTAGTATTGCAGGTGGTTTAG
- a CDS encoding sigma-70 family RNA polymerase sigma factor, translating into MSLDTPRQEPFLDAPGLDDEQEPPVDFVAAIEAEEDTTLEVDDLPALVEQIPLDDPVKIYLRDIQRTPLLNAEAEKELARRVEQGDKAARNQMIEANLRLVVKIAKRYLNRGLPFLDLIEEGNLGLMKAVERFSLEKECRFSTYATWWIRQSIERALVNQSRTIRLPVHVSDDISRMLKVSRQLSQELHREPSVQELADAMQIKPLHIRKLMILLRRTCSMDVPIGEGNDFFLVDTIEDTNAVSPADLLENIDRYELIAEHFDQLSENERTILGLRFGLDDRDPQTLDTIGQSFGVTRERIRQIEAKSLEKLKALAKSSK; encoded by the coding sequence ATGTCGCTTGACACGCCCCGCCAGGAGCCGTTTCTGGATGCACCAGGTCTGGATGACGAACAGGAACCGCCGGTTGACTTTGTTGCCGCCATTGAAGCGGAAGAAGACACCACACTTGAAGTTGACGACCTGCCGGCCCTGGTGGAACAGATTCCCCTTGATGATCCGGTCAAGATCTACCTGCGGGATATCCAGCGTACCCCCTTGTTGAACGCAGAAGCCGAGAAGGAACTGGCCCGTCGGGTTGAACAGGGAGACAAAGCGGCCCGCAACCAGATGATTGAGGCCAACCTGCGGCTGGTGGTCAAGATTGCCAAGCGCTACCTGAATCGCGGTCTGCCGTTCCTTGACCTGATTGAAGAAGGCAACCTGGGCCTGATGAAGGCGGTCGAACGGTTCTCCCTAGAAAAGGAATGCCGCTTTTCAACCTACGCAACCTGGTGGATCCGTCAATCAATCGAACGCGCCCTGGTAAATCAGTCTAGAACTATCAGGCTTCCGGTCCATGTCTCTGACGATATAAGTCGCATGCTTAAGGTATCGCGCCAGCTTTCGCAGGAGCTGCACAGAGAACCGTCTGTTCAGGAACTGGCGGATGCCATGCAGATCAAGCCGCTGCATATCCGCAAACTGATGATCCTGCTGCGGCGGACCTGTTCCATGGATGTGCCGATTGGTGAGGGCAACGACTTTTTCCTGGTGGACACCATCGAAGACACCAATGCGGTTTCACCCGCCGATCTGCTTGAAAACATTGATCGCTATGAGCTGATAGCCGAGCATTTTGATCAGCTGAGCGAGAACGAACGCACCATTCTGGGGCTCCGCTTTGGCCTTGATGACCGGGACCCCCAGACTCTGGACACCATCGGCCAGAGTTTCGGCGTTACCCGTGAAAGGATTCGCCAGATCGAGGCAAAATCACTCGAAAAACTAAAGGCCCTGGCCAAATCATCGAAATAG
- a CDS encoding NAD(P)H-quinone oxidoreductase, translated as MKAVLMDGFGGVEVLKLGEAEKPVPAEGQVLVKVIATTINRPDLVQREGKYPPPPGDSEILGLEVAGTIEELGPGVEGWQVGQRVMSLVGGGACAEYAVAYASHLMPIPESMSFEEAACVCESYITAFSNLFMIGGLKDKNTVIIHGGGGGVNMAGVQLCKALVPETKIIVTSHPSKIERVKAMGVDLVVDFTTTPDFSEAVKEFTNKKGADVILDHVGAKYLAPNMASLGYAGRLVIIGIISGIKAELNLALMMVKRQQIIGSVLRSRPVKDKAAIVAEFTKTALPKFADRTIVPIIEKVFSIDEVVEAHRMMEEDKHFGKIVLKIQ; from the coding sequence ATGAAGGCAGTCTTGATGGACGGTTTTGGCGGGGTTGAGGTGTTGAAGCTGGGAGAGGCTGAAAAGCCGGTTCCTGCTGAAGGTCAGGTGCTGGTCAAGGTAATTGCCACCACCATTAACCGTCCTGATCTGGTGCAGCGTGAAGGCAAGTACCCGCCACCTCCCGGTGATTCTGAAATTCTCGGTCTTGAAGTGGCGGGCACCATTGAAGAACTGGGTCCCGGCGTGGAGGGCTGGCAGGTCGGTCAGCGGGTTATGTCGCTGGTGGGCGGCGGAGCCTGTGCCGAGTATGCCGTGGCCTATGCCAGTCACCTGATGCCGATTCCGGAGTCCATGTCCTTTGAAGAGGCTGCCTGCGTCTGTGAATCCTACATCACCGCCTTTTCCAATCTATTCATGATCGGTGGTCTGAAGGACAAGAACACCGTCATCATCCACGGCGGCGGCGGGGGTGTCAACATGGCCGGCGTACAGCTCTGCAAGGCGCTGGTGCCGGAGACCAAGATCATTGTCACCTCGCACCCCAGTAAGATTGAACGGGTCAAGGCGATGGGGGTTGACCTGGTGGTTGACTTCACCACCACCCCTGATTTTTCAGAGGCGGTCAAGGAGTTCACCAACAAGAAAGGTGCGGATGTGATCCTGGACCATGTCGGCGCCAAGTATCTGGCTCCGAATATGGCCTCGCTGGGCTATGCCGGCCGTCTGGTGATCATTGGTATCATCAGCGGTATCAAGGCAGAGCTGAACCTGGCCCTGATGATGGTCAAGCGTCAGCAGATCATCGGTTCGGTGCTGCGTTCCCGCCCGGTCAAGGATAAGGCTGCCATTGTGGCTGAATTCACCAAGACCGCCCTGCCCAAGTTTGCCGACCGCACCATTGTTCCGATCATTGAAAAGGTCTTCAGCATTGATGAGGTGGTTGAGGCGCACCGGATGATGGAAGAGGATAAGCATTTCGGCAAGATAGTGCTGAAGATCCAGTAA